One Thermogemmatispora onikobensis genomic window carries:
- a CDS encoding CehA/McbA family metallohydrolase → MTKERSFATVNEHKTSLASATALMTAAGYSRADIHMHTNLGDGWASPAQVIKEARRRGLRLIAITDHDHLEGAWRVAELLAREQAIGQDGDGPEAATPLELVIGVEVTTRDGHLLGLFVEKAPRAQRPVEEAIDEIKAQGGLVIVPHPFGRLVPSLSRARIEELLNKGYCIDALEMYNPSPANASQRHRVRLANQQWRLAEVGGSDAHFWQHIGVAYTLFPGQSAEELRQAILQRQAAPGGQEVPTPRLPLGVYVAQCAWSWLVDPPRRAWRARRNHQNHRTLVVR, encoded by the coding sequence GTGACGAAGGAACGCTCTTTTGCAACAGTCAATGAGCACAAAACGAGCCTGGCCAGCGCTACGGCTTTGATGACCGCTGCAGGATACAGCCGTGCAGATATTCATATGCATACGAACCTTGGTGACGGTTGGGCCAGTCCAGCGCAGGTCATCAAGGAAGCGCGGCGTCGTGGATTGCGTCTTATCGCTATCACCGATCACGACCACCTCGAAGGGGCCTGGCGTGTGGCTGAGCTGCTTGCCAGGGAGCAGGCCATCGGTCAAGATGGAGACGGCCCGGAAGCGGCGACGCCTCTCGAACTGGTGATCGGGGTCGAGGTTACCACCCGTGATGGCCATCTCCTGGGACTCTTTGTAGAGAAGGCCCCTCGCGCCCAGCGACCGGTAGAGGAAGCCATCGATGAGATCAAAGCCCAAGGAGGACTGGTCATCGTGCCTCATCCCTTTGGGCGTCTGGTGCCCAGTTTAAGCCGCGCCAGGATCGAAGAGCTCCTCAACAAGGGCTACTGTATCGATGCTCTGGAGATGTACAATCCCTCGCCAGCAAACGCCTCGCAGCGCCATAGAGTACGCCTGGCTAACCAGCAATGGCGGCTGGCGGAGGTTGGTGGCAGCGATGCCCATTTCTGGCAGCACATTGGCGTGGCTTACACGCTCTTCCCCGGGCAGAGCGCAGAGGAGCTGCGTCAAGCTATTCTCCAGCGGCAGGCTGCACCTGGCGGTCAAGAGGTGCCAACGCCGCGCTTGCCGCTCGGCGTCTATGTGGCGCAATGTGCCTGGAGCTGGCTGGTCGA
- a CDS encoding GAF domain-containing sensor histidine kinase, with the protein MKQRSTRQQESSLERQQRELLRHIIDIGASLRLGMDTDTLLQRVSEAACKALRFRYSALYLNNGAGFFEARASAGLSPEQHRYLIEHPLPEEAVNKLICERYRIGNSYFVPKGDPIWRDATLASFFIIVDDRVEAVPLDSTPLGEPDLGPEWQVEDLLIVPLRGADNSLLGFLTPDSPLNGLRPTLEILELFELFANQAAIVIEGTRLYEELKRHSEERAALVKIGRALSAPDDPGDLQSIYQTIYEQVAPMMPVDAFYIARYVRDAEGEKLVMEFLIDDGVRYPAVEFGLILPQTHDILFHEPVGRLITTSREFLEFAGLAASDEGANLLGSNRPAESILFVPLRYGEKVLGLLSVQSYRPQAYTQRHLELLKEIGIQAAIAMNNAQLYTELREALKQAQESERLKNHFLMTASHELRTPLTAIQGYLELLGDFGESLDEEAKARFINNARRACEELVLLLGNVMDASRIDQDRVMLKMEPVQVVRPVMLILEILEPILVREERSMSIEVPEDLQVWADDLRLRQILLNIVGNALKYTPVGSPVAISARRLSWEELSGLPSLAGQHCPARPPSGAFALIAVRDWGPGISRADQARLFTRFMRLPNALNSMQRGAGLGLYLCRQLTEAMGGSIWMESEGIAGEGSTFYIALPLYSEEQCNKE; encoded by the coding sequence AACGGGGCCGGCTTTTTTGAGGCGAGGGCCTCAGCGGGCCTCTCGCCGGAGCAGCATCGCTACCTGATCGAGCACCCCCTGCCCGAGGAGGCGGTCAACAAGCTGATCTGCGAGCGCTACCGCATCGGTAACTCCTACTTTGTACCCAAAGGCGACCCCATTTGGCGCGACGCAACCCTCGCCAGCTTCTTCATCATTGTCGATGATCGCGTCGAGGCCGTACCTCTGGACTCTACTCCGCTAGGCGAGCCGGATTTAGGCCCCGAATGGCAAGTTGAAGATCTGCTGATCGTGCCTCTGCGCGGTGCCGATAACTCTCTTCTTGGCTTTCTAACGCCCGATTCTCCCCTCAACGGCCTGCGCCCAACGCTGGAGATTCTGGAACTGTTCGAATTGTTTGCCAACCAGGCTGCAATTGTGATCGAAGGCACGCGGCTTTACGAAGAGCTGAAGCGGCACAGCGAAGAGCGGGCAGCCCTTGTCAAGATCGGGAGAGCCCTCTCGGCCCCTGACGACCCGGGGGACCTGCAGAGCATCTACCAGACCATTTATGAGCAAGTAGCGCCCATGATGCCCGTCGACGCTTTTTATATTGCCCGCTATGTCCGTGATGCCGAGGGCGAGAAGCTGGTAATGGAATTCTTAATCGACGATGGAGTCAGGTATCCTGCGGTCGAGTTCGGCCTCATTCTGCCGCAGACGCATGATATCCTCTTTCATGAGCCGGTTGGCCGACTCATAACAACCAGTCGAGAATTTCTTGAATTTGCCGGTCTCGCGGCGAGCGACGAAGGAGCGAATCTTCTTGGGAGCAACCGACCGGCGGAGTCGATTCTCTTTGTCCCGCTGCGCTATGGGGAAAAAGTGCTGGGACTGCTTTCCGTGCAGTCCTATCGGCCTCAGGCCTACACTCAGAGGCATCTGGAACTGCTGAAAGAGATTGGCATTCAGGCGGCCATAGCTATGAATAACGCGCAGCTCTATACAGAATTGCGTGAAGCTCTCAAGCAAGCGCAAGAATCCGAGCGCCTCAAGAATCACTTCCTGATGACTGCCTCGCACGAGCTGCGCACACCGCTGACGGCCATCCAGGGTTATCTGGAGCTGTTGGGGGATTTTGGGGAATCGCTGGATGAAGAGGCCAAAGCCCGTTTCATCAACAACGCGCGCCGGGCCTGTGAAGAGTTAGTCTTGCTGCTTGGCAATGTGATGGATGCCAGCCGCATTGACCAGGACCGTGTCATGCTCAAAATGGAGCCGGTGCAGGTTGTTCGTCCTGTCATGCTCATCCTGGAGATTCTGGAGCCGATCCTGGTGCGTGAGGAGAGGAGCATGTCCATTGAGGTGCCCGAGGATCTACAGGTGTGGGCGGATGATCTGCGGCTACGTCAAATTCTTCTCAACATCGTTGGCAATGCGCTCAAATACACCCCGGTGGGGTCGCCCGTCGCCATCTCGGCGCGACGTCTCAGCTGGGAAGAACTCTCTGGTCTCCCCTCTCTGGCGGGTCAGCACTGCCCGGCCAGGCCGCCGTCGGGCGCTTTTGCACTGATTGCGGTGCGTGACTGGGGACCGGGGATCTCGCGAGCAGATCAGGCGCGCCTCTTTACCAGGTTTATGCGCCTACCCAACGCTCTCAACAGTATGCAGCGCGGTGCAGGGTTAGGGCTATATCTCTGTCGTCAGCTGACCGAGGCGATGGGAGGCTCGATCTGGATGGAGAGCGAGGGAATTGCCGGCGAAGGCTCGACCTTCTACATCGCGCTGCCGCTCTATTCTGAGGAACAGTGTAACAAGGAGTGA